From a single Deinococcus humi genomic region:
- a CDS encoding DUF305 domain-containing protein: protein MTSASREPRRLAALALLLLAVGSGVFFLSGPRAPAPTPDSVEVTFTRQMIAHHAQAITMAGLIRQRSTDRTVRSAALDIQLSQEEQIRQMRGFLTVWKQPDTFQMSAAHSQMMGMASDAELRSLKTLPVPQAEVKFLQLMTRHHQGALHMIPPALQAEVLPQVRHLARQMQVVQGGEIRFMTSLLRARGAGLLPFPDMKMDMPGMEH, encoded by the coding sequence ATGACGAGCGCCAGCCGTGAGCCTCGGCGGCTGGCCGCACTGGCGTTGCTGCTCCTCGCCGTGGGCTCTGGCGTTTTCTTTCTCTCTGGTCCGCGCGCCCCGGCTCCCACCCCCGACAGTGTCGAGGTCACCTTCACGCGCCAGATGATCGCCCATCACGCTCAGGCCATTACGATGGCCGGACTGATCCGGCAGCGCAGCACAGATCGCACGGTTCGCTCGGCGGCGCTAGATATTCAACTGTCGCAGGAGGAGCAGATTCGCCAGATGCGCGGCTTTCTGACCGTCTGGAAGCAGCCCGATACCTTCCAGATGTCCGCTGCTCACTCCCAGATGATGGGTATGGCGTCGGACGCCGAATTGCGGTCCTTGAAAACCCTGCCCGTGCCACAGGCCGAAGTGAAGTTCCTGCAACTGATGACCCGGCACCATCAGGGGGCACTTCACATGATTCCGCCCGCGCTCCAGGCGGAGGTGCTGCCCCAGGTGCGCCACCTGGCCCGTCAGATGCAGGTGGTTCAGGGGGGCGAGATCCGGTTCATGACCTCCCTGTTGCGGGCACGGGGCGCGGGCCTGCTGCCGTTCCCCGACATGAAAATGGATATGCCAGGGATGGAGCATTGA
- a CDS encoding class I SAM-dependent methyltransferase codes for MDVNRLPREVWGGAGAYERYVGRWSRPVAREFLARLNLPAGRAWVDVGCGTGALSAAILATADPAEVVGIDRAAGFIEAVRNGIADDRTRFEVADATQLPFAQAGFDVAVSGLVLNFVADPPAMLREMSRVTKSGGTVAAYVWDYAGGMGMMRAFWDAAIAVNPNDAKLDQAERFPLCQPEPLAALWREQGLQAVEVWAIDIPTVFRDFGDFWEPFLGQQGAAPTYLASVDAQTQERIRAYLENQLMADAAGHLALSARAWAVRGTVGGR; via the coding sequence ATGGACGTGAACCGTTTGCCGAGGGAAGTTTGGGGCGGGGCCGGGGCGTACGAACGCTACGTGGGCCGCTGGAGTCGCCCGGTGGCGCGTGAGTTTCTGGCCCGGTTGAATCTGCCCGCCGGACGCGCGTGGGTGGATGTGGGCTGCGGAACCGGCGCACTCAGCGCGGCGATTCTGGCGACGGCTGACCCGGCGGAGGTGGTGGGCATTGACCGCGCGGCAGGTTTCATTGAGGCGGTACGGAACGGGATCGCGGATGACCGGACGCGGTTTGAGGTGGCAGACGCCACCCAACTGCCCTTCGCCCAGGCTGGGTTCGACGTGGCCGTCTCCGGGCTGGTCTTGAATTTTGTGGCTGATCCTCCGGCCATGCTGCGCGAAATGAGTCGGGTCACGAAATCCGGCGGAACCGTCGCGGCGTATGTCTGGGACTATGCCGGAGGCATGGGGATGATGCGGGCTTTCTGGGACGCTGCAATCGCCGTCAACCCAAATGACGCGAAGCTGGATCAGGCTGAGCGATTTCCGCTGTGCCAGCCCGAGCCGCTGGCGGCCCTGTGGCGCGAACAGGGTTTACAGGCCGTAGAGGTCTGGGCCATTGATATCCCTACCGTCTTCCGGGACTTCGGGGATTTTTGGGAGCCGTTTCTGGGCCAGCAGGGAGCGGCCCCGACGTATCTGGCATCCGTGGACGCGCAGACGCAGGAGCGCATCCGCGCGTACCTGGAGAACCAGCTCATGGCAGATGCGGCGGGCCATCTGGCGCTGAGCGCACGCGCCTGGGCGGTGCGGGGAACGGTGGGCGGCAGGTAG